One part of the Podarcis muralis chromosome 3, rPodMur119.hap1.1, whole genome shotgun sequence genome encodes these proteins:
- the SLC35F6 gene encoding solute carrier family 35 member F6, with protein MAWTKYQLFLAGLMLVTGSINTLSAKWADRLSARGCNATSEEHTFQHPFLQAVGMFLGEFSCLAVFYLLLCNDRRRPEPTMDPPQSYNPLLFLGPALCDMTGTSLMYVALNMTSASSFQMLRGAVIIFTGLLSVAFLGQKLVLSQWLGILITIVGLVVVGLADLMSNGDHEHKLSEVITGDLLIIMAQVIVAIQMVLEQKFVYKHNVHPLQAVGTEGFFGFLILSLLLVPMYFIPAGSFGSGPRRVLEDALDAFCQIGRAPLIAVALLGNISSIAFFNFAGISVTKEISATTRMVLDSLRTVVIWAVSLAVGWEVFHALQILGFFILLLGAAIYNGLHQPLLARLPWRRAADADVDREGLLAADGASINGDS; from the exons ATGGCCTGGACCAAGTACCAGCTCTTCCTGGCCGGGCTGATGCTGGTCACCGGCTCCATCAACACCCTCTCGGCCAA GTGGGCAGACAGGCTGAGCGCGCGAGGATGCAATGCCACGAGCGAAGAGCACACCTTCCAGCATCCCTTCCTCCAG GCTGTGGGCATGTTCCTGGGGGAGTTCTCCTGTCTCGCTGTCTTCTACCTCCTGCTCTGCAATGACCGGCGGAGGCCAGAGCCCACCATGGACCCCCCTCAGTCCTACAACCCGCTCCTTTTCCTGGGTCCAGCCCTGTGCGACATGACAGGGACTAGCCTCATGTATGTGG CTCTGAACATGACCAGCGCGTCCAGCTTCCAGATGCTGCGAGGGGCCGTCATCATCTTCACCGGCCTTCTCTCGGTGGCCTTCCTTGGACAGAAGCTGGTGCTCAGCCAGTGGCTGGGCATTCTGATCACCATCGtagggctggtggtggtgggcttGGCAGACCTGATGAGCAACGGAGACCATGAGCACAAGCTCAGCGAGGTCATCACAG GGGACCTTCTGATCATCATGGCTCAAGTGATTGTCGCCATCCAAATGGTGCTAGAACAGAAGTTTGTCTACAAGCACAACGTCCACCCCTTGCAGGCTGTGGGCACGGAAg GGTTTTTCGGCTTCCtcatcctctccctcctgctggtcCCCATGTACTTCATCCCAGCGGGCAGTTTCGGGAGCGGACCGCGCCGCGTCCTGGAGGACGCCCTGGACGCCTTCTGCCAGATCGGCCGGGCGCCGCTCATCGCCGTGGCGCTGCTGGGCAACATCAGCAGCATCGCCTTCTTCAACTTTGCCGGCATCAGCGTCACCAAGGAGATCAGCGCCACCACCAGGATGGTGCTGGACAGCCTGCGCACCGTGGTCATCTGGGCCGTCAGCCTGGCTGTGGGCTGGGAAGTCTTCCATGCCCTCCAGATCCTTGGGTTCTTCATCCTCCTGCTAGGCGCCGCCATCTACAACGGCCTCCACCAGCCCCTGCTGGCACGGCTGCCCTGGCGGAGGGCGGCGGATGCAGATGTGGATAGGGAGGGCCTCTTGGCTGCGGATGGAGCTTCCATCAATGGAGACAGCTGA